One Falsibacillus pallidus genomic window carries:
- a CDS encoding YfkD famly protein, producing MKWYSFIFTVIFSLFLMITPAYAEKMGKAAKPPVKVPSSVMNIAKENTYPNSTQDQPYLQPSDFTKQLLKSSNVKIENPDLIRIFNESNINKSPFSIGLRATIFLGLWPLNYESAETSPNWEYQKINTNYFDNRGGRTNYQFHYVQESQKVIKGGLTAKIPNSEDVKKMMLIKAMDNTNLPLSFDTIVGAGTKKDQIYNIPPKRLGYLYAYAPAVNEKGKVTYGEVYLVLKGTKRIITVKNVTSQGIGAWIPVQDHVSFGFAATERPR from the coding sequence ATGAAATGGTACAGCTTTATTTTCACGGTCATATTTTCACTCTTCCTCATGATTACTCCTGCTTATGCAGAAAAAATGGGTAAAGCGGCCAAACCGCCGGTGAAGGTTCCCTCTTCGGTGATGAATATCGCCAAGGAAAATACGTACCCAAACTCGACGCAGGATCAGCCGTATCTGCAGCCAAGCGACTTTACGAAGCAGCTGCTGAAATCTTCTAATGTAAAAATTGAAAATCCGGACCTCATCCGCATCTTCAATGAATCCAATATCAATAAATCGCCATTCTCCATCGGTCTCCGCGCAACGATTTTCCTGGGACTATGGCCGTTGAACTATGAATCAGCGGAAACATCCCCAAATTGGGAATATCAAAAAATCAACACGAACTACTTCGACAACCGTGGAGGCAGGACGAACTATCAATTCCACTATGTACAGGAATCGCAAAAAGTCATCAAAGGCGGCCTCACAGCTAAGATTCCGAACAGTGAAGACGTCAAGAAAATGATGCTCATTAAAGCAATGGATAACACAAACCTTCCATTGTCCTTCGACACCATCGTCGGAGCCGGAACGAAAAAAGACCAAATCTACAACATCCCGCCAAAGCGACTTGGCTATCTATACGCCTACGCGCCAGCAGTCAATGAAAAAGGAAAAGTCACATACGGCGAAGTGTACCTCGTTCTAAAAGGGACAAAAAGAATCATCACCGTGAAGAATGTCACGTCCCAAGGAATCGGAGCATGGATTCCGGTTCAGGATCATGTGTCGTTTGGATTTGCGGCTACAGAGAGGCCGAGATAA
- a CDS encoding DUF3977 family protein, whose protein sequence is MKYIEIGLGNSWLVRTETEHDDGTEFEEKGIVGPVKFRSLYMRIWIRKTVLVLDLKEGFKRMKKDRNKYKVIVGIVSE, encoded by the coding sequence TTGAAGTACATTGAAATTGGATTAGGCAACAGTTGGCTAGTCAGGACGGAAACAGAGCATGATGATGGCACGGAGTTTGAAGAAAAAGGTATAGTGGGTCCGGTCAAATTCAGGTCTTTGTATATGAGAATTTGGATACGAAAGACAGTTCTGGTTCTGGATCTGAAAGAAGGATTTAAGAGAATGAAGAAGGATCGAAACAAGTACAAAGTCATTGTTGGTATTGTGAGTGAATGA